In the Desulfobotulus mexicanus genome, TATATGTTTTACAGATAATCCTGAGGGAATTGATAAGAATATTGATATTTTTCCCATCCCTGATTTCCCTGAGCCGTCTGCTAAGTACAAAAAATGTGAAGCATGGAGAAAACTACTTCTTTTTCAAAACCCTCTAAATAATATTGAAGGAAAAATTCTCTTTTTGGATCTTGATGTTATCATAATTGATATTATTGACTGTTTTTTTAACTTCTCTGATCAAATGGCAATTATAGAAAATTGGTCACAGCCCAACCGCTTGATTGGTCAAGCTTCAGCTTTTTGTTTTAAAATGGGCCAATATGAAAATCTCCTGCATACCTATCTGGAAAATCCGGATAAAATAGCAGCCGAATATCGGACCGAGCAGGTTTATATAACAAGGGCTCTTGGCAGGAATGGTTTTGATTTTTTTCCTGATATATGGTGCAAAAGCTTTAAGTTTCACTGTATGCCAGGCGGAATTCTTAACAGCTTTATAGTACCGGCAAAAATTCCTGAAGGAGCAAAAATTATTGTATTTCATGGTAATCCTAATCCACCGGAAGCCATTCATGGCATATGGGGAAAGGATGTCCCGTGGTTTAAAAAGTTTTACAAAACCGTTAAACCAACTCCGTGGATTGCTGAACACTGGCGAATTTAAACCTAAATTGAGCGGTTTTACAAATTATAATTTTAAGGAACATTATGTCTTCTGACGATAAGTTAGGTTCAGGTCCTGTTACCGTAAAGATTGTGGGGCGAGTAGCTCCTGAATGGCTTTATCGCCAACTTCCTGGTCAAGATGGCGTCTGGTCCGATTGTAGATTTGTCACCGACCCTGATGAAAATGACTATGACTGGCTGGTAGTTTACCATGATCTTGCCTGGTCGAAAGAGCGCAGAGGAATGGAGTTTCTGGCATGTGCTGGTCGGAAAAGCATTCTTGTCACCACAGAGCCTTCTAGTATTACCGTTTATGGAACAGATTATCTTAAGCAATTCGGAACGATTATTACCAGCCAGGAGCCATGGGTAATTCATCATCCCAATCCGGTCTTTACAATGCCTGGACTGCTCTGGTTTTATGGTATGAATGAAGAGGAAGCCTCCTTCATTCCCTATGACGATCTTAGGTCTATGGTTCCGCCTGTAAAGGAAAGAAACCTCTCCACAGTCTGCTCTAATCGCAGAGGCAGGTTGACGCTTCATAGCAAGCGGGTGCATTTCACTCAACGTCTTAAAGCTTGCCTGCCG is a window encoding:
- a CDS encoding glycosyltransferase family 10 domain-containing protein, with protein sequence MSSDDKLGSGPVTVKIVGRVAPEWLYRQLPGQDGVWSDCRFVTDPDENDYDWLVVYHDLAWSKERRGMEFLACAGRKSILVTTEPSSITVYGTDYLKQFGTIITSQEPWVIHHPNPVFTMPGLLWFYGMNEEEASFIPYDDLRSMVPPVKERNLSTVCSNRRGRLTLHSKRVHFTQRLKACLPEMDVFGHGVKPMADKAEALNPYRYHITIENHICCDHMTEKLPDAFLGHTLPFYHGCPNASEYFPKDSYVPIDIDDFDKSLDLIQSTIANNEYEDRLSYILEARRRVLEEYNLFEVIEKVIRRNPDGAGSHEGSLTGCIMNRQTLRIKRPLTGIRSLWEKVEIKGRLRIRGMLRGQYP